The window CGCAGGAGCGCAGCGACGAGGAGATTGAAGCCGTGCCCGCGGAAAGCGTCCGCCTGGAACGGAAAGCAACGGTTTGTTGATAATGTCCCTTTTCCTTAGTTCGTTTTATATAGATTGGAAAATCCAGATGCCAACAAAGGAAAAAGTGGGGGTTTTAGGGTCATTTGGTATCTAGTCACTTCGGATAATGAGATTTATCCTTTAACAAACTATTCGAAAAATGACGAAGAGGATCTCCCTATAGGTGAAATTAGAAGGATCATAAGAAAATCTGTTGGAACGAAATAAAGGATTCGACATCCAACACTTTAGCCGGATTGGTTGAGGTGTTTTTTGTGCTCGGAAATTATAAAATACACCCCCTTTTTTTGAATTAATCTTCAGTCTTCAAAACACGATGGAAAGTGCGTTCGTATGCTATAATGAAAGTTACGTTGAAAATTGTGTTCAGAATACCTCACTGTAGGGGGAGAAGTGGTTGTACGATTACATAAAAGGGATTGTCACCCGAGTGACACCCGAGTATATTGCATTGGAACAGGGTGGAATCGGCTGGCAGATCTTGACGCCGAACCCGTATGCTTTCCATATGACGGATGAGATCCAGCAAGTGTTCATTTACATGCACGTCCGGGAAGACACGCAGATGCTTCTTGGCTTTAAAACGCTGGAGCAGCGGGAGTTGTTCAAGAAATTGATCACCGTTTCCGGCATCGGGCCGAAAGGGGCGTTGGCTATCTTGGCGAGCGGCATCCCTTCCCAAGTGATCGGCGCGATTGAACGGGAGGATGAATCCTTCCTCGTCCAATTTCCGGGAGTGGGCAAGAAAACGGCCCGCCAGATGATCCTTGATCTGAAAGGAAAGCTTCACGACTTGTTCACGGAGATCGATCTGCCGGATGAAGAAGTCACCTTGTTGACGATGGCTGAAAACGGAGCTCTCGATGAAGCGATGCTCGCCTTGGAAGCGCTTGGTTATTCGCAAAGGGAACTGGCGAAAATCAAGCCGAAGCTCGAAAAAGAAGAGCGAGACACGGAAGGCTATATGAAATGGGCCCTTCAGCTTTTATTGAAACAGAAATGATGAACGTAGAAAGGAGTACGGATGATGGAGGAACGGGTGCTATCGGCAGAAGTGACGAATTTCGATGAACGCTTTGAACAATCTTTGAGACCCCAATTCCTGAACCAATATATTGGGCAGGATAAGGTGAAGGACAATCTCGGCATCTTCATCGAAGCGGCGAAGGGGCGGCAGGAAAGTTTGGACCACGTTCTGCTCTATGGTCCGCCCGGCCTCGGGAAGACGACGTTGGCGAACGTCATTGCGAATGAAATGGGAGTCAATGTCCGGATGACGAGCGGGCCCGCAATTGAGCGTCCGGGTGATCTGGCGGCGGTCGTGTCGTCGCTTGAACCGGGGGATGTGCTGTTCATTGATGAAATCCATCGGTTGAACCGTTCAATCGAGGAAGTGCTTTATCCGGCGATGGAGGATTTCTGCCTCGATATCATCGTTGGGAAAGGCCCTGCCGCCCGTTCCATTCGCCTTGATCTGCCCCCGTTCACATTGATCGGTGCGACAACCCGTGCAGGATCCTTGTCGGCGCCTCTCCGTGACCGCTTCGGCGTGCCGCTGCGGCTGGAATATTATGATGTCGAGCCGCTGAAAGAGATCGTCATCCGCAGCGCTCATCTGTTTGAGGTGGAAATCGATGGACAGGCTGCCATGGAAATTGCGCGCCGTTCCCGTGGAACCCCACGGATTGCGAACCGGCTATTGCGCCGTGTCCGTGATTATGCACAAGTGCGCGGGACGGGAGCGGTGACGCTGGAGATGTCAAAAGAAGCGCTTGAAATGTTGCAGGTCGACTCGCACGGCCTCGACCATATTGACCATAAGCTGCTTACCGGGATGATTGAACGGTTCCGGGGAGGCCCGGTCGGGATCGACACGATTGCCGCAAGCATCGGGGAGGAATCGGTGACGATTGAAGATGTGTATGAACCGTATTTATTGCAGATCGGTTTCATCCAACGGACTCCGCGCGGACGAGTGGCGACCCCGCTGGCGTATGAACATTTCGGCTATCCGATTCATGATCAGGATGGAAATTAACCTTTAATAGAGGAGACGTTATCGAGTATGGAAGTAAATGATTTTGATTTTGATTTGCCGGAACGGCTGATTGCGCAGACTCCGTTGGCGGATCGTACGGCGAGCCGGCTCATGGTGCTCGACCGGGAGACCGGGGAAGTGGTGCACCGCCATTTTCGTGATCTCGTCGATGAGCTGGAAGCGGGCGATCTTCTCGTCCTGAATGACACACGTGTCTTGCCTGCGCGGCTGATGGGAATAAAAGAGGACACGGGTGCCTCGATCGAAGTATTGTTGTTGAAGGAAATTGGGGAAGATGAGTGGGAGACGTTGGTCAAGCCCGCAAAACGGGTGAAGGTCGGAACAATTGTGACATTTGGGGATGGCCGTCTGAAAGCGCGTTGCACGGGCATCTTGGAACAAGGCGGGCGGACATTTCAGTTCTTATACGATGGCATCTTTTACGAAATTTTGGATGCGCTCGGCCAGATGCCGCTGCCTCCTTATATTACAGAAACGCTTGATGATCAATCCCGCTATCAGACAGTATTCGCGAAGGAGCGAGGCTCGGCAGCGGCTCCGACTGCGGGCCTTCATTTCACAGAGGAAATTCTGGAGGAACTCAAGGCGAAAGGCGTCGGCGTCGAATTCATCACGCTGCATGTCGGGCTCGGAACGTTTCGGCCGGTGAGTGTCGATTCGATCAAGGACCATACGATGCACTCCGAGTATTATCAAGTGTCGGAAAGCACAGCCCAGGCGATCAATGCCGCAAAGGAAGCAGGCGGCCGGATTATCGCCGTCGGTACAACTTCTGCCCGGACGCTTGAAACGATCGGCTCGGCCCATAATGGAAAGATTGTGCCGGAGAGCGGTTGGACGTCCATTTTTATTTATCCAGGCTATGAGTTCAAGATCTTGGATGGTCTAGTAACTAATTTTCATTTGCCGAAATCAACATTGATTATGTTGGTGTCCGCTTTATCGACGCGTGAACATGTACTAAAAGCATATCATGAGGCGGTTCAGGAAAATTATCGCTTCTTCAGTTTTGGAGATGCGATGTTCATGAAACCGCCAAAGAGGAAGGAATCATAAAAGATGGCAGCAATCACCTACGAACATATTAAGACTTGCAAGCAGACCGGCGCCCGGCTTGGCATCGTCCATACACCGCACGGATCGTTCGAAACGCCCGCATTCATGCCGGTCGGAACACAAGCCACCGTCAAAACAATGTCCCCGGAAGAATTAAAAGAAATCGGTGCGGGCATCATCCTAAGCAATACGTACCATTTATGGCTTCGTCCAGGACACGACATTATCAAAGAGGCTGGAGGACTTCATGCCTTTATGAATTGGGATCGCCCGATATTGACCGATTCCGGCGGATTCCAAGTGTTCTCCCTGAGCGAATTCCGGAAAATCGAAGAAGAAGGGGTTCATTTCAGACATCACTTGAACGGCAGCAAATTGTTCCTGAGCCCGGAAAAAGCGATGGAAATACAAAATGCGCTCGGCTCGGATATTATGATGGCTTTCGATGAGTGCCCTCCATTCCCAGCAACGCATGAGTATATGAAAGCGAGTGTTGAGCGGACTTCGCGCTGGGCTGAACGTTGTTTGTCCGCGCATGCCCGTCCCGAAGACCAAGGCCTATTTGGGATTGTCCAAGGCGGGGAATATGAGGATTTGCGCAAACAAAGTGCGAAAGACCTTGTGTCCCTTGACTTCCCGGGTTATGCGATCGGCGGCTTGTCGGTCGGGGAACCAAAAGATATCATGAACCGCGTGTTGGAGTTCACAACGCCTCTCCTGCCGCAAGATAAGCCGCGCTACCTCATGGGGGTCGGGTCTCCGGATTCACTGATCGACGGCTCCATACGCGGCATCGATATGTTCGACTGTGTATTGCCGACGCGTATTGCGCGAAACGGTACACTTATGACGAGCAATGGCCGCGTTAATATCAAAAACGCCCAATACGAACGCGACTTCGGACCACTTGATGAAAATTGCAGCTGCCATGTATGCCGAACGTACAGCCGGGCGTACATCCGCCACCTTATTCGGGCGGGCGAGACATTCGGCATCCGGTTGACGACCTACCATAACCTTTCATTCCTCCTTCAGCTGATGGAGCAAGTTCGGGAGGCCATTCGGAATGATCGTCTCGGTGATTTCCGTGAAGAATTTTTTGAGCAATATGGATTCAACAAACCGAATGCAAAAAACTTCTGAATCTTGTATAATGAATCGAGGTTGAAAGGGGGATGACTCAATGGAAAATTTAGCAGGTTTACTGCCATTTGTGGCCATGTTCGCAGTAATGTGGTTCTTGCTGATCCGACCAGCTCAAAAAAGACAAAAAGCGACGAAGGCGATGCAGGAAGGATTGAAACGTGGAGATCACGTAATTACAATTGGCGGCCTTCATGGCACCATCGATGCTGTCGACGAAACGTCCGTGTTTTTGAAAGTCAACAATGGTACGATACTTCAATTCGATAGACAAGCAATCGGACGTGTGACAGAGTCCGTCTGATTTCGAATGACTCATCAAAGAGGCCAAGCTCTAAGGGACACCCCCTCGGACCTTGGCCTCTTTTTCGTGTATAGCTGGAGTCGAGGTATGGGTATCCTTCTTAAAAAAGGGGAGGATTTTTGGATGTTCGATTTGTTAGTCATCAGTTATCGGACTGTGTTGCTCTATGTGCTGATTTTGATCATCCTCCGCATCATGGGGAAACGGGAAGTCGGTGAACTTGGTGTCATTGATGTAGTGGTGTTTGTCATCATGGCGGAGGTGGCGGCGTTCGCATTGGATTCGCCCGACAAGAAACTGATCCAATCCATCGTGCCGATGATCATCCTGCTCGTCATTCAATATGCTTCTTCCTTCCTTTCATTAAAGAGCAAGAACTTCAGGGATATAGTGGACGGAGATCCCGCTCTTATCATTCGGCATGGAATCATTATGGAAGAGGAAATGCGGCGGCAACGGTACAATTTGGATGACTTGTTTCAACAGCTCCGGGAACAGCAAGTCGGATCCATTCATGAAGTCTCATTCGCCTACTTGGAGCCGTCCGGAAATTTATCCGTTTTTAAGCATGATAGCGTTCAACCGGTCCTCGCCCTTATTTCGGACGGCGTCATCCAAGGCAAGCATGTGAAAATGATCGGGAAAACGGAAAAATGGCTCGAAACCGAACTGCGCAAAATGGGCATTTCGGATCCGAGCCATATCTTCTATTGCTCTTATGAAAACGGGTCGCTGCAGTATCAATTGAAAGAGCAGCATCAATGATGCTTCAATAATCTCTTGAACATTAAAAAATCACGCTTCTTCACTTGGCCTGTCAGAACGAGGATGGCCAATAGAAATAGGGAAGTGATGAGGCATTCCGTAAAAAGATGATATTCGCCGATCGGGATGAACAATGGCCGCATGATAATGGTCATGATAAAAGAGGCATACGGCAGGACAAACATTGTGAATCCGGTATTCGTCGATTTGTTTTTCCGCAATGTGGCAATGTGAAGGAACGAAGTGACCAGGACCCCGAAACCGATGGCGAGCACTGCACCCGTCTCTTGCAAACCGGGTTGCGAGGCCAAAACGAACATGACACCCAGCTTTGCAATCCCACCATAGACTGAGTTCATCATCCCCGCCTTCGCCTCGCCAGTCGCCTGTAAAATGGAGTAGAGCGGGCTTTGGATGTAATAAAAGAAAAAAACCGGAGCGAGGATGGACATATATTTGCCGCCCTCTGTCACATGGAACAGCGTTTCAGCGAGTGCCTGGCCATGTATGAAAAAGACGGCCGCCGCAAAAGTGCCAGTCAACGCGGAAAGTCGGAGGGACAAATGGATCCGTTCCCGTAATTTCCCTTTATTCTTAGATGCTGCCGCTCCGCTGACAGCCGGGACGAGGACGACCGCCAGCGCATAAGGGATGAAGGACGGGAATAGCAGGAGCGGGATGAGCACTCCCGAAATGACGCCGTACAGTGAGGTCGCGGCAAGTGCGGTGACGCCTGACACAGCCAACGCACGTAAGAAAATGATCGGTTCGAGAAACCATGTGAAGGTTCCGAACAATCGGCTGCCCGACGAGGGAAGCGCGATGGAAAGCAACGGCTCGAACGGATAGCGATCCGGCTTTTCCTTAGTTGGCGGGACTCTCTTTTTCTTCTGCCAATATTTGAAGAGTAAATAAAGGACGGAGAGCATTTCAGCCAACAATGTAATCCCCATTGCGTAGGCGGCATTCATTGCAGAATTATCGGCGACCAGAACTGAGGGGAGCAACCAGGTGATGAGTGCGATTCTGCAGATTTGCTCCAAAATTTGCGACCAGGCCGTTTCTTCAATCCGGGCAATCCCTTGGAAATAGCCCCGGATCAGTCCACCGATAGCCGCGATCGGAACGATGGCAATCCCTACATACAACGTTAGAGAAGAGGCGGCATTGCCGAGCAGCGTCTCCGATAAATAAGGGACGAAAAGAACCGAGGCGGGTATGAATACCATGCCGGTCAGGATGGTAATGAAAGTGGCTGTCCTCATGACGGCCGGGAGTTTAGCGCTTTGCCCTTTCGCCTCTAGTTCGGCAATCACTTTGGCGATAGCGATCGGAACACCGAGTTGAACTAGCGATAGGAAAAAAATGAACGCGGGATAAGCCGTCATATAGATTCCGACCGCTTCTTCACCCGCGACCCGCATGAATTGCATCCGATATACAAAACCTAGCAGTTTCGATAAAAAGACTGCGGCCATGAGCACGACCGTTCCCCGGATAAATGAAGACAACTTGAACAACTCCTTCTCATTTCCGATCATTTCGTATACAATAAATGTATGCACGCTCTGTTGCACTTACGACTGCTCGGGAAGGGGAGGGGACAATGGCGATCAAGTTCGAACAACATTTTATCCATATGTTGCCGGCGCTTCAAAGCAAGAAGAACGAACTTCATTTATACGGATACACCTCTGTGACGGAAGAGGAAATCTGGACCTATTGCGTACATAAAAAATGGCGCAAAAAAGACGTTGACGCTATGCGCGTCTTTGAAATCGCCAAGGACATTCTCCGAATATCGCCCGCTGAATTCATGACATTCACCCAAATAGAAGAGCAGCGTGAAGGCAATTGGTTCTCCGATTTGAACAGTGAAGAACTGCAAGCATTGCTGGCACCGCAAAAAGTCGAAAATAATTAATAAAAAAGGTACACGTCCATTTGACACGCGGATGCCCGTGTTTCATAATGGACGTGTTGCGTTTTTTTAAACTGTAGTGATCGGGCAAATCTGACAAGGATCCGGGAAATATGATCGGATGGACTACCGAGCCGTTTTCATCCGGAAGTACAGTGATTCCTGGAAACTGGTCGAACTTGCGATTTTACGAGATAGAATGCTTTTGTTTTCGAAGAGAGTGCACCTGGTGCACGCTTCAAAGAATGAGGAGGAAATGGTTTTATGAAAAGTAGAGGTCGGATTGTCGCGTTCCTTTTATTGCTCGTCCTATTCGGGTCACTGATCGGATCGACCGCCAATCCAATTGTGAAAGATGTCAAATTAGGTCTCGACTTGCAAGGTGGATTCGAAGTCTTGTACCAAGTTGAACCGTTGAAAGATGGGAAAAAAATAACGGAGGACATGGTGAAGGACACGGCGAACGCCTTGACGAACCGGATCGACGTGCTCGGCGTCAGTGAGCCGAGCATCCAAATCGAGTCCAACAACCGGATTCGCGTGCAATTGGCTGGGGTGGAAGACCAGAAATCAGCCCGTGAGTTGTTGTCCACACAAGCGAATCTGACGTTCCGGGATGCTGACGATAACCTGATTTTGGACGGGAACGATCTTAAGGAAGGGAAAGCAAAAGCGAACTTCGGAGAAACCGGAAATCCGGTTGTCACATTGGAAATGAAAGATCCGAAAAAATTCGGCGAAGTGACGACGCTCATTTCACAGAAGAAGCCGGAAAACGTTATGGTCATCTGGCTCGACTTCGTGGAAGGCGAGGATTCATTCCGGGAAGAGGCCCAAAAACCGAACCCGAAATTCATCTCCGCGCCTTATGTTCAAAATCCGATTCAATCGTCCAATGTAGAGATTTCGGGTAGCTTTACGGTGGAGGAGACGAAGCATCTTGCCGGGATTCTGAATGCCGGTGCCTTGCCGGTTCACTTAGAAGAAATCTATTCCACTTCGGTTGGTGCCCAGTTCGGTGAGCAGGCGTTGAACAAAACGGTTTTCGCTGGAATTGTCGGGATTGCGCTCATTTTCCTATTCATGCTGTTCTATTATAGACTGCCAGGGTTTGTGGCTGTCATCACCTTATCGGTTTATATCTACTTGATTTTACTTGTCTTTACATTGATTAATGGTGTGCTGACATTGCCGGGAATCGCCGCCCTCATGCTCGGTGTCGGGATGGCCGTCGATGCGAACATCTTGACCTATGAACGAATTCGCGAAGAACTGCGGGTCGGAAAATCAGTCAAGACGTCCTTCCTGGCCGGGGCGAAATCATCCTTCACTGCCATTTTGGACGCCAATATTACTACGTTACTGGCAGCAGTTGTGCTGTTCATTTTCGGGACAAGCTCGGTCAAAGGGTTTGCAACGATGCTCATCATCAGTATCCTTGTCAGCTTCTTGACAGCGGTCTGGGGTTCGAGGTTACTACTTGGATTGCTAGTCAATAGTGGATCCCTTGATGGAAAGCCGGGTCTGTTCGGCATCTCCAAAAGCCGTGTCCATCCACCGGAAGAACAGATGGAAACGTTGGATCTTACGACAAAATTTGACCGTTTCGATTTTGTTCATAGCCGGAAGCGATTTTATGTAATTTCAACAGTGCTGTTGGCAGCAGGTATCATCATGCTCGCTGTATTCAAATTGAATCTTGGCATCGACTTCTCCAGTGGTACCCGTATTGAAATCATGGCGGAAAAGCCATTGACGAAGGAAGTTGTGACGGACTACTTGGAAGAAATCGGGCATCCGTCGAGTGACATCGTCATTTCTGGTGAGACGGGTAATATCGGGGTCGTCCGATACAAGGAAGAGTTTAAGCAGGAAGAAATCAATAAACTAAAATCGGAAATCGCAACGGAGTATGGCGCGGAACCAAATATCTCAACCGTTTCGTCGACAGTCGGTGAAGAATTGGCGCTAAATGCGTTTAAAGCGCTCTTGGTTGCCGCATTAGGTATCATCATCTATGTCGCCTTCCGTTTTGAATGGCGGATGGGGGTCGCGTCAATCATCGGGCTGTTCCACGATGCCTTCTTCATGGTTGCCATCTTCAGCATCTTGCGACTTGAAGTGGATATCACGTTCATTGCGGCCGTCCTGACGATTGTCGGGTATTCGATCAATGATACGATCGTTACCTTCGACCGGATTCGTGAAAACTTGAATCGCCGTGGCGTCATCGATAATGTGGATGAGTTGGCCGATATCGTGAATAAATCCCTCCGTCAAACATTGGGACGTTCCGTCAACACCGTGCTGACCGTCATATTCGTTGTCGTCGCCTTGATGCTGCTAGGGGCTGAATCGATCAAAACCTTCTCGATCGCGTTGCTCATCGGTTTGCTGGCTGGTACGTACTCTTCGATCTTCATTTCCGCTCAAATCTGGTTTGACTTGAAAAAGCGGCAAATGAAAGACAAAGGCACATTGAATGTCAAACAAGAGAAGAAACAATGGGGATCGGACGAACCGGTCGTCTAATCGATTATGGAATCACCCGTCTGGCCACCAGGCGATGCGTTTCATCTTCGGGAACAGGGTATACTACGGTATACCCTGTTTTTTTATTATGCACTGGGGGTGTGGAGTGCTGATAAGTCGTGCGGAGTGCTGATATCTCGCGTGAAGTGCTGATAAGTCGTGCGTCGTGCTGATATCTTGTACGAAGCGCTGATAACATCCACCAAGAGCTATGAATCCCCGACTATAATCCACATCATCGAAAGGAGGAAATCCCGTGAAATTCCAATGGACTCTGTTATTCGGACTTTTATTTGCGATTTTGATTGCCGTTTTCGCTGTTTTCAATGTGGATTCGGTCGAAGTGAATTATGTTTTTGGCACAGCGATGTGGCCGCTCGTCTTGGTCATTTTAGGATCGGCCCTGCTCGGTGCCTTGACAAGCGGGTTTGTTGCCATCTTTCGCTCCTACCGCTCCAACCGCCGTATCAAAGAATTGCAGAAAGAGCTGGCGGCCAAGGAAACGACCATTGCCGCCCAGCAAAATGAAATTGCCAGCCTTCAACGATATTACAAACCTTTCGAAGCGGATTCCATCGACCTCAATGAAAAAACTGCTGAATAATCTACCAAATTAAACTTTCCTGGACTGTCCGGGAAAGTTTTTTTCTTTTCTACTTCGTTATAGTATTTCCTTTTAGATACATAGGACATCCGTTATAATGACGATAAGGATGTGAACCAAATTGATTGAATCAAAGAAAAGATGGACGATTAGTAGACCGGATGACGAGATTGTCGAAACGCTGCAATCGACTCTCAAGATTCCGTCTGTCCATGCCAAAATTCTGGCTGCCCGTGGAATAACGGAGCCGACCAAGGCGAAAGCTTTTTTACATATGGATGAAACCTGCTTGCATGACCCGTTTTTATTTCATGATATGGACAAAGCAGTTGATATCATTGGCCGCGCTATTTCTGAACAGAAGAAGATCGTTGTTTATGGAGACTATGATGCGGATGGCGTGACTAGCGTCTCCGTCTTGACGACGGCATTGGAGCGGCTGGGGGCAGATGTTTTCTTTGCCATACCGGACCGCTTTCAACACGGCTACGGGCCGAATCAAGAATTGTTCGAGGAACTGCATGAGCAAGGGGCATCGCTCATTATCACAGTCGATAACGGAATTTCCGGAATCGATCAGATCGCCCATGCCAAATCGCTCGGCATGGATGTGATCATCACCGACCACCATGAAATCGGGGAAACGATTCCGGCAGCGGATGCTGTCATCCATCCCCGGCACCCGGAAGGCTCCTATCCGTTCGGTGAATTGGCCGGCGTCGGGGTGGCGTTTAAATTGGCCTGTGCCTTGCTCGGGGAAATTCCTCATGACTTGATCGAGCTAGTCGCAATCGGTACGGTGGCTGACCTTGTGCCGCTTCAGGACGAAAACCGCTATTTGGTCAAGGAGGGGATCCGCCGCATGCGCCGCTCCACACGTCCGGCCATCCAGGCGCTTGCCCGCGTGGCAGGTGCAGAGCAAGCCGGGTTGAATGAAGAATCGATTGGTTTCACGATTGGCCCTCGGATCAATGCGGCAGGACGCTTAGGTGATGCAAAACCTGCTGTCGATCTCCTGAAGACAGACGATGAGGGGGTCGCCATGGCATTGGCCGAGCAACTGGACTCGTTGAACAAAGAAAGACAAGCCATCGTTTCGACTATTACGAAGGAAGCAGAGCGGATGATCTCCGACACATATGGGGACAAGATCCCTTACGTATTCGTCATAGCAGGAGAAGGGTGGAACCCGGGGGTCGTCGGAATCGTTGCCAGCCGGTTGACGGAGAAATATCATCGCCCTTCCATCGTCCTTTCATTGGATCCGGAAGCGGGAACGGCAAAAGGGTCGGCACGAAGTATTTCGGGATTCGACTTATTCGGGGAACTGTCCAAAAATGCACATCTTCTACCGCATTTCGGAGGCCATCAGATGGCGGCCGGCATGACTTTGTCCATCGATGATATCGACGACCTGCGCCAAAATTTGAATGCCCAGGCGGCGGAAGTCTTGACGGAACAGATGCTGATTCCCGAAAAAGTGATCGATGTCCCGCTGAAATTGGAAGAAATCAATGTGGATGTGCTGGAATCGCTTGAAATCCTCCGCCCGTTCGGGATGAGTTTCGAAAAGCCAGCTTATATGATCGAAAAGTTGACGACTGCAATTGTGCGGCAAATCGGGGCGGATAAAAACCATTTGAAGCTGGAGCTGCAGGACGGAGAGTGGAAGCTGGATGCGATCGGTTTCCGGTTCGGCCATATGGCGGATCATATGACACCGGACATCACGTTATCCCTCGTCGGTGACTTGCAGGTGAATGAATGGAACGGCCATAAGAAGCCTCAGTTGTTGATCGAAGACGTCCGTTCGGATGACTGGCAGTTATTCGATTTGCGCGGCATTCGGGAACCGTCCCGTTGGCTTCCGAAAATTCCGCTGGAGCATACCTTATTTGTCGCGTTCCGGGATCGGACCATCTCTCGTCTGCCTTCTACGATGCAAGGAATTTCCGTCCTTCATTATGGGAAAGATCAATTAAAGGAAGCGGATAATGTTGTCCTGCTCGATATGCCGAATGCCAAGACGGAGTTGGAACATGTCATCCAGACGACTGTTCCTGACCGGATCTATGCCCATCTGCACGAGCCCGAATCGAAGTATTTTGATGGGATTCCGGGCCGTGATCAGTTTGGATGGTTTTACACTTTTTTGAAAAAGCGGGGCAGTTTCGATATGAAACAAAACGCGGATCTGCTGACCAAACATATGGGTTGGAAAAAGGATACCGTTTATTTCATATCGCAGGTGTTTTCCGAGCTTGGATTTGTTAAGATAGAGAATGGTGTGGCTTCCGTCGTGGAAACTGCCGACAAGCGGGATTTAGCGGAAGCGCCGTCTTATCGACAGAGACAACGGCAAATCGAATTGGAAAAAAGATTGCTTTATGCATCCTATTTCGAGTTGAAGCAATGGTTCGAGACGATCCGGAATGGGATCGACAGGGAGGAATAATTGATGGATTTGAAACAATATGTAACGATTGTCCCGGATTATCCAAAAGAAGGGATCAGCTTTAAAGATATCTCGACGATTATGGATAATGGTAAAGCTTATAAATACGCTACGGATGAAATCGTCAAGTATGCGAAAGAGGTAGGGACGGACATCATCGTGGGGCCGGAAGCAAGGGGCTTTATCATCGGTTGTCCGGTAGCGTACGCGTTGGAAGTCGGCTTTGCTCCAGTCCGCAAGCCTGGCAAATTGCCTCGCGAAACCATCGCAGTGGAATATGATCTGGAATATGGAAAAGATACGTTGACAATCCATAAAGATGCCATCCAACCGGGTCAGCGTGTCTTGATTGTTGATGATTTGCTGGCAACCGGCGGGACAGTCGGCGCGACTATCCAATTGGTGGAGAAATTGGGCGGCATCGTGGCTGGCTGCGCATTCATCATCGAACTGTCCTATTTGAACGGGCGTGAAAAACTGCAAGGTTACAA is drawn from Sporosarcina sp. FSL W7-1349 and contains these coding sequences:
- the ruvA gene encoding Holliday junction branch migration protein RuvA, which encodes MYDYIKGIVTRVTPEYIALEQGGIGWQILTPNPYAFHMTDEIQQVFIYMHVREDTQMLLGFKTLEQRELFKKLITVSGIGPKGALAILASGIPSQVIGAIEREDESFLVQFPGVGKKTARQMILDLKGKLHDLFTEIDLPDEEVTLLTMAENGALDEAMLALEALGYSQRELAKIKPKLEKEERDTEGYMKWALQLLLKQK
- the ruvB gene encoding Holliday junction branch migration DNA helicase RuvB, whose product is MEERVLSAEVTNFDERFEQSLRPQFLNQYIGQDKVKDNLGIFIEAAKGRQESLDHVLLYGPPGLGKTTLANVIANEMGVNVRMTSGPAIERPGDLAAVVSSLEPGDVLFIDEIHRLNRSIEEVLYPAMEDFCLDIIVGKGPAARSIRLDLPPFTLIGATTRAGSLSAPLRDRFGVPLRLEYYDVEPLKEIVIRSAHLFEVEIDGQAAMEIARRSRGTPRIANRLLRRVRDYAQVRGTGAVTLEMSKEALEMLQVDSHGLDHIDHKLLTGMIERFRGGPVGIDTIAASIGEESVTIEDVYEPYLLQIGFIQRTPRGRVATPLAYEHFGYPIHDQDGN
- the queA gene encoding tRNA preQ1(34) S-adenosylmethionine ribosyltransferase-isomerase QueA; its protein translation is MEVNDFDFDLPERLIAQTPLADRTASRLMVLDRETGEVVHRHFRDLVDELEAGDLLVLNDTRVLPARLMGIKEDTGASIEVLLLKEIGEDEWETLVKPAKRVKVGTIVTFGDGRLKARCTGILEQGGRTFQFLYDGIFYEILDALGQMPLPPYITETLDDQSRYQTVFAKERGSAAAPTAGLHFTEEILEELKAKGVGVEFITLHVGLGTFRPVSVDSIKDHTMHSEYYQVSESTAQAINAAKEAGGRIIAVGTTSARTLETIGSAHNGKIVPESGWTSIFIYPGYEFKILDGLVTNFHLPKSTLIMLVSALSTREHVLKAYHEAVQENYRFFSFGDAMFMKPPKRKES
- the tgt gene encoding tRNA guanosine(34) transglycosylase Tgt; its protein translation is MAAITYEHIKTCKQTGARLGIVHTPHGSFETPAFMPVGTQATVKTMSPEELKEIGAGIILSNTYHLWLRPGHDIIKEAGGLHAFMNWDRPILTDSGGFQVFSLSEFRKIEEEGVHFRHHLNGSKLFLSPEKAMEIQNALGSDIMMAFDECPPFPATHEYMKASVERTSRWAERCLSAHARPEDQGLFGIVQGGEYEDLRKQSAKDLVSLDFPGYAIGGLSVGEPKDIMNRVLEFTTPLLPQDKPRYLMGVGSPDSLIDGSIRGIDMFDCVLPTRIARNGTLMTSNGRVNIKNAQYERDFGPLDENCSCHVCRTYSRAYIRHLIRAGETFGIRLTTYHNLSFLLQLMEQVREAIRNDRLGDFREEFFEQYGFNKPNAKNF
- the yajC gene encoding preprotein translocase subunit YajC, whose amino-acid sequence is MENLAGLLPFVAMFAVMWFLLIRPAQKRQKATKAMQEGLKRGDHVITIGGLHGTIDAVDETSVFLKVNNGTILQFDRQAIGRVTESV
- a CDS encoding DUF421 domain-containing protein, producing the protein MFDLLVISYRTVLLYVLILIILRIMGKREVGELGVIDVVVFVIMAEVAAFALDSPDKKLIQSIVPMIILLVIQYASSFLSLKSKNFRDIVDGDPALIIRHGIIMEEEMRRQRYNLDDLFQQLREQQVGSIHEVSFAYLEPSGNLSVFKHDSVQPVLALISDGVIQGKHVKMIGKTEKWLETELRKMGISDPSHIFYCSYENGSLQYQLKEQHQ
- a CDS encoding putative polysaccharide biosynthesis protein, producing MSSFIRGTVVLMAAVFLSKLLGFVYRMQFMRVAGEEAVGIYMTAYPAFIFFLSLVQLGVPIAIAKVIAELEAKGQSAKLPAVMRTATFITILTGMVFIPASVLFVPYLSETLLGNAASSLTLYVGIAIVPIAAIGGLIRGYFQGIARIEETAWSQILEQICRIALITWLLPSVLVADNSAMNAAYAMGITLLAEMLSVLYLLFKYWQKKKRVPPTKEKPDRYPFEPLLSIALPSSGSRLFGTFTWFLEPIIFLRALAVSGVTALAATSLYGVISGVLIPLLLFPSFIPYALAVVLVPAVSGAAASKNKGKLRERIHLSLRLSALTGTFAAAVFFIHGQALAETLFHVTEGGKYMSILAPVFFFYYIQSPLYSILQATGEAKAGMMNSVYGGIAKLGVMFVLASQPGLQETGAVLAIGFGVLVTSFLHIATLRKNKSTNTGFTMFVLPYASFIMTIIMRPLFIPIGEYHLFTECLITSLFLLAILVLTGQVKKRDFLMFKRLLKHH